The Saccharopolyspora gloriosae genome window below encodes:
- a CDS encoding EF-hand domain-containing protein: MTTALLKTKHDKLFDLLDYDGNGAIELADFEQLAADLVKAGTDNPHAQSAEAVFSAYRRAFERFAAHADTDRDGTIDRDEFHAAMATQADREARFDDIWGPTCDVEFDNVDVDGDGKLDRDEFATLMAGFGQTPVAASAGFDRLATDGAISREAYHQAWKTYVSSDDVTAGANAMMA; the protein is encoded by the coding sequence GTGACCACCGCATTGCTGAAGACCAAGCACGACAAGCTGTTCGACCTGCTCGACTACGACGGCAACGGCGCGATCGAACTCGCGGACTTCGAACAGCTCGCCGCCGACCTGGTGAAGGCAGGTACCGACAACCCGCACGCCCAGTCGGCGGAAGCGGTGTTCTCGGCATACCGTCGCGCGTTCGAGCGCTTCGCCGCGCACGCCGACACCGACCGCGACGGCACGATCGACCGGGACGAGTTCCACGCGGCGATGGCCACGCAGGCCGACCGCGAGGCTCGGTTCGACGACATCTGGGGCCCGACCTGCGACGTCGAGTTCGACAACGTCGATGTCGACGGCGATGGCAAGCTCGACCGCGACGAGTTCGCGACGCTGATGGCCGGGTTCGGTCAGACGCCGGTGGCCGCCTCTGCCGGGTTCGATCGGCTGGCCACCGACGGCGCTATCTCCCGCGAGGCGTACCACCAGGCTTGGAAGACCTACGTCAGCAGCGACGACGTCACCGCGGGCGCGAACGCCATGATGGCCTGA
- a CDS encoding putative quinol monooxygenase — MLTPGPNGPVRPMTRAAESGTEVWAVARLKPHEGKLEEFKRAAAKCREATRTRDTGTLRYEIHLSADESECVFIEGYRDVDALLEHNANIGALLPAMLSTGSVSAELFGHFSDEFKTRWQGDPVQFFAPLEAARSSAGA, encoded by the coding sequence ATGCTCACACCCGGCCCGAACGGCCCGGTACGACCGATGACCCGGGCGGCCGAAAGCGGAACCGAAGTCTGGGCCGTCGCGCGTCTGAAACCGCACGAAGGCAAGCTGGAAGAGTTCAAGCGTGCGGCGGCGAAGTGCCGAGAAGCCACCCGCACCCGGGACACCGGAACGCTGCGGTACGAGATCCACCTCAGCGCCGACGAGTCCGAGTGCGTCTTCATCGAAGGTTACCGGGACGTCGACGCACTGCTCGAGCACAACGCCAACATCGGTGCTCTGCTGCCCGCGATGCTCAGCACCGGATCGGTTTCCGCCGAACTCTTCGGGCACTTCAGCGATGAGTTCAAGACGCGGTGGCAGGGCGATCCCGTTCAGTTCTTCGCTCCGCTCGAAGCTGCCCGGAGTTCGGCCGGCGCCTGA
- a CDS encoding SDR family NAD(P)-dependent oxidoreductase gives MELRGITALITGGTSGIGLATARLLARDGAEVVISGRDEQRGKDAERAAGEDGAVRFVAADLGDLDSVRDLARQSGPVDVLVNNAGIYPAAPTVGQSVQGYQQIFDVNVRGAYFLVAALVPHMLAKGEGAIVNVTSITASRGFAGSSAYSASKAALDALTRSWAAEFASGGVRVNAVSPGSTRTEGVLREMGPEADKAVTEILGIPRLAQSEEIAEAIRFLASQRAGHITGTTLDVDLGAATTWRYPAAR, from the coding sequence ATGGAATTGCGAGGCATCACCGCTCTCATCACCGGCGGGACTTCTGGAATCGGGCTGGCGACCGCTCGGCTGCTGGCCCGCGACGGTGCCGAGGTCGTCATCTCCGGCCGTGACGAGCAGCGCGGCAAGGACGCCGAACGGGCGGCGGGAGAGGACGGCGCGGTCCGATTCGTCGCCGCCGACCTCGGTGATCTGGACTCGGTCCGCGATCTCGCCCGGCAGAGCGGCCCGGTCGACGTGCTCGTGAACAACGCGGGCATCTACCCGGCCGCACCGACCGTGGGACAGAGCGTCCAGGGCTACCAGCAGATTTTCGACGTCAACGTCCGCGGCGCCTACTTCCTCGTCGCCGCGCTCGTTCCGCACATGCTCGCGAAAGGCGAGGGCGCCATCGTCAACGTCACCTCGATCACCGCGTCCCGGGGCTTCGCCGGGTCGTCCGCGTACAGCGCGTCCAAAGCGGCGCTGGACGCGCTGACCCGGAGCTGGGCTGCGGAATTCGCATCCGGCGGGGTCCGGGTCAACGCCGTGTCTCCCGGATCCACCCGCACTGAAGGAGTGCTGCGGGAAATGGGCCCGGAGGCCGACAAGGCCGTGACCGAGATCCTGGGGATCCCGCGGTTGGCGCAATCCGAGGAGATCGCCGAGGCGATCCGTTTCCTCGCCTCCCAGCGAGCCGGCCACATCACCGGCACCACCCTCGACGTGGACCTCGGCGCCGCGACCACGTGGAGGTATCCGGCCGCCCGTTGA
- a CDS encoding SDR family oxidoreductase has translation MPEPQPPAVQAPVREKATELPHPLPGVPECGHRSLLWSRPRMRLCFPNTSLRSLKKSAMRTPQSALELCERVIRVDRIRNEERNQDMTSIQHGSATQELKGKRALVTGGTRGIGAAIVRRFVEEGAEVLAAARSVPDTVPEGAGYVAADLRTPTGVEEVAAAALERLGGVDVLVHNAGGAGPHASALAISEDEWQDVLNLNLMSAVRLDALVAPGMRERRSGAIVHISSAAAFPPVPQVVHYTSTKAALENYSRGMTAELAPFGVRVNVVTPGRTDTPGGARNREEIALMGEGAIEFPDVPLGRDGLPEDIAEAVLFIVSDRASWIAGGNLVVDGAEFPRR, from the coding sequence GTGCCTGAACCGCAGCCGCCGGCCGTTCAGGCACCGGTTCGCGAAAAGGCGACCGAGCTGCCGCACCCGCTACCCGGCGTGCCCGAGTGCGGCCATAGGAGTCTCCTATGGTCCCGACCAAGAATGCGTCTTTGCTTTCCGAATACGAGCCTCCGTAGCTTGAAGAAATCAGCGATGCGGACACCGCAAAGCGCACTGGAGTTGTGCGAACGAGTCATTCGCGTCGATCGAATCCGGAATGAAGAGCGGAACCAGGACATGACATCCATCCAGCACGGATCGGCAACGCAGGAGCTCAAGGGAAAGCGGGCTCTCGTCACGGGCGGTACTCGCGGAATCGGTGCCGCGATCGTGCGCAGGTTCGTGGAAGAGGGAGCGGAGGTGCTCGCGGCAGCGAGGTCGGTGCCGGACACCGTGCCGGAAGGGGCCGGTTACGTAGCGGCCGATCTGCGGACGCCGACCGGGGTGGAGGAAGTCGCGGCCGCCGCGTTGGAGCGGCTCGGCGGTGTGGACGTCCTGGTCCACAACGCCGGTGGCGCGGGCCCGCACGCGAGCGCGCTGGCCATCTCGGAGGACGAGTGGCAGGACGTGCTAAACCTGAACCTCATGTCGGCGGTGCGCCTGGACGCGCTGGTGGCGCCGGGTATGCGGGAGCGGCGTTCGGGCGCGATCGTGCACATCTCCTCGGCCGCCGCCTTCCCGCCGGTGCCCCAGGTCGTGCACTACACGTCGACGAAGGCGGCGCTGGAGAATTACAGCCGCGGGATGACGGCGGAACTCGCCCCCTTCGGGGTCCGGGTGAACGTCGTGACTCCCGGTCGAACAGACACCCCGGGCGGGGCGCGCAACCGGGAGGAGATCGCTCTCATGGGCGAGGGCGCGATCGAATTCCCCGACGTGCCGTTGGGACGTGACGGTCTGCCCGAGGACATCGCCGAAGCGGTCCTGTTCATCGTTTCCGACCGGGCGAGCTGGATCGCCGGCGGCAATCTCGTCGTCGACGGCGCGGAATTCCCCCGGCGCTGA
- a CDS encoding LysR family transcriptional regulator, producing the protein MSLRQFDYALAVAAAGSVTAAAELLHVAQPSVSQQIRSLERDLGVELFARTPTGLVPTVVGRAFLRDAEIAVQAARRARTTARAGAEDLVGELVVAAQMGLGTRQLPGALGALRRRFPRLEVTVFEEPNPTELGRLARRGVLDLALVTGSCDEGLYEGHHLGEEEFVVVLAEGHPRLAAERVELRDLAREPWVRFDQDSALDGVLRTVLRDNGLTPTAVARATQTATAVRWAAHGLGATLVPASAVPHGHEHLARPVFPAVSQTAMAAIRPGAGPAEKALLGFLRQESWHVPATVSPARPNRVDQDGRFREAPLTLAEGESRSEA; encoded by the coding sequence ATGAGCCTGCGCCAGTTCGACTACGCCCTGGCCGTGGCCGCCGCGGGCTCGGTCACGGCGGCGGCGGAACTGCTGCACGTCGCTCAACCGTCGGTGTCCCAGCAGATCCGCAGCTTGGAGCGGGACCTCGGCGTGGAGCTGTTCGCCCGCACGCCGACCGGGTTGGTGCCCACCGTCGTCGGCCGGGCGTTCCTGCGGGACGCCGAGATCGCCGTGCAGGCGGCGCGCCGGGCGAGGACGACGGCGCGGGCCGGTGCCGAGGACCTGGTGGGCGAGCTGGTCGTCGCGGCGCAGATGGGCCTGGGCACGCGGCAGCTGCCCGGCGCGCTGGGCGCCCTGCGCCGTCGCTTCCCCCGGCTGGAGGTCACCGTTTTCGAGGAACCGAACCCCACCGAGCTGGGTCGGCTGGCGCGCCGCGGCGTGCTGGACCTCGCCTTGGTGACCGGGTCGTGCGACGAGGGCCTGTACGAGGGGCACCACCTCGGCGAGGAGGAGTTCGTCGTGGTGTTGGCCGAGGGACATCCGCGGCTCGCCGCGGAGCGCGTCGAGCTGCGCGACCTCGCTCGGGAACCGTGGGTGCGGTTCGACCAGGACAGTGCGCTCGACGGCGTGCTGCGCACCGTACTGCGGGACAACGGCCTCACCCCGACCGCGGTCGCGCGGGCGACCCAGACGGCTACGGCCGTGCGGTGGGCTGCTCACGGATTGGGCGCGACCCTCGTACCCGCCTCCGCGGTGCCGCACGGTCACGAGCATCTCGCCCGCCCGGTGTTCCCGGCCGTGTCCCAGACCGCGATGGCCGCCATCCGGCCCGGTGCGGGCCCGGCGGAGAAGGCCCTGCTCGGCTTCTTGCGCCAGGAGTCCTGGCACGTGCCCGCCACCGTCTCACCGGCGCGGCCGAACCGCGTCGACCAGGACGGCCGGTTCCGGGAAGCGCCCTTGACCCTGGCCGAGGGGGAATCACGTTCGGAGGCTTGA
- a CDS encoding YbaK/EbsC family protein — protein sequence MAVFGADPAVPPVREPAAPPSEEGFTTTEVEQLPERSRIVQRHLADAGLTARVRELPDSTRTAAEAAAALGCEVGAIASSLLFLADEELLLVMTSGRHRVDTAVLADELGATTIRMATAKQVRAVTGQVIGGVAPVGHPAPVRTVIDRALADHEIIWAAAGTPHAVVPLTVDQLTALTGGRTVRVAAN from the coding sequence ATGGCGGTTTTCGGTGCTGATCCCGCGGTTCCGCCGGTGCGCGAACCCGCCGCACCGCCGAGTGAGGAAGGGTTCACCACGACCGAGGTCGAGCAACTGCCGGAGCGCAGCCGGATCGTGCAGCGGCACCTGGCCGACGCGGGCCTGACCGCTCGCGTCCGCGAGCTGCCCGATTCCACCCGCACCGCTGCGGAGGCGGCCGCGGCGCTCGGCTGCGAGGTCGGTGCGATCGCGAGCAGTCTGCTGTTCCTGGCGGACGAGGAACTGTTGCTGGTGATGACCAGCGGACGGCACCGCGTGGACACGGCCGTCCTCGCCGATGAGCTCGGTGCGACGACCATCCGGATGGCCACCGCGAAACAGGTCCGGGCCGTCACCGGCCAGGTCATCGGCGGGGTGGCCCCGGTAGGGCATCCGGCGCCGGTGCGCACGGTGATCGACCGGGCGCTGGCCGATCACGAGATCATCTGGGCCGCCGCGGGAACCCCGCACGCGGTCGTGCCGCTCACCGTCGACCAGCTCACCGCGCTCACCGGTGGCCGGACGGTGCGGGTCGCGGCGAACTGA
- a CDS encoding helix-turn-helix domain-containing protein translates to MSEIGKVPLAANLRRLRRQNDLSVVELARRAEMSRATLTQIEAGGGNPTLDTLYALATALDAGLADLITEPDAVVPPRVVPRGEGTRVAGEAVEAWLLHTTAGRATSTEIYDFRLHNAVAQHSTGHPRGTHEHLHLYSGRILVGPVGATVEIGAGDFATFDAGRDHLYQRVGKQQVRGLLVITRNQP, encoded by the coding sequence ATGAGTGAGATCGGGAAGGTGCCGCTCGCAGCGAACCTGCGCAGGTTGCGCCGTCAGAACGACCTGTCCGTCGTGGAGCTGGCGCGTCGAGCGGAGATGTCGAGAGCAACGCTGACCCAGATCGAAGCCGGTGGCGGGAACCCCACGCTGGACACGCTCTACGCGTTGGCCACGGCCCTCGACGCAGGTCTCGCCGATCTGATCACCGAACCGGACGCGGTCGTGCCGCCCCGCGTCGTACCGCGTGGCGAAGGGACGCGCGTGGCGGGCGAGGCCGTCGAAGCATGGTTGCTCCACACCACCGCCGGCAGGGCGACCTCGACGGAGATCTACGACTTCCGCCTGCACAACGCGGTGGCGCAGCACTCGACCGGCCACCCGCGCGGCACGCACGAACACCTGCACCTCTACTCCGGCCGCATCCTCGTCGGCCCCGTCGGCGCCACCGTCGAGATCGGCGCGGGCGACTTCGCGACCTTCGACGCCGGCCGGGACCACCTCTACCAGCGCGTCGGAAAGCAACAAGTGCGCGGACTGCTGGTCATCACTCGCAACCAGCCGTGA
- a CDS encoding (R)-mandelonitrile lyase yields MQITRSSLDTQKGPADWFTGDVYIDPVAAPAGSSTFAAAAVHFTPGAHTAWHTHPHGQTVFVTEGIGLCQREGGPVETIRAGDRVFFEPGENHWHGAAPNRFMVHIAIQQNDESGNAVTWGRHVTDDEYHVEPENPA; encoded by the coding sequence GTGCAGATCACCCGCAGCAGCCTCGACACCCAGAAGGGTCCCGCCGACTGGTTCACCGGTGACGTCTACATCGACCCCGTCGCCGCGCCCGCGGGCAGCTCCACCTTCGCCGCCGCAGCCGTGCACTTCACGCCCGGTGCTCACACCGCCTGGCACACCCACCCCCACGGCCAGACCGTCTTCGTCACCGAAGGCATCGGGCTGTGCCAGCGCGAAGGCGGCCCGGTGGAGACCATCCGCGCCGGTGACCGGGTCTTCTTCGAGCCCGGGGAGAACCACTGGCACGGCGCCGCCCCCAACCGGTTCATGGTGCACATCGCCATCCAGCAGAACGACGAGTCCGGAAACGCCGTCACCTGGGGACGGCACGTCACCGATGACGAGTACCACGTCGAACCCGAGAACCCCGCCTGA
- a CDS encoding LysR family transcriptional regulator: MGLDLNLLVSLDALLQERSVTNAARRLGLSQPTLSTALARLRRHFGDELLVRVGNGHELTALGERLAENTTHALSWTDRVFQTRSDFDPERSEHEFTLVVADCHLPTFGRALVDLVRRHAPHVRLKFQHSTTHVVQRASEHLRTVDGIVLPQGVLVNFPSTHLYRDRWVCVASIGSEPSGTVADLGGRPWVAAYRPPFSALSPMPGPLAEHARLDVAVITEDFLSVPHLVAGTDRLGLMPERIARMQPESAGITVVDLPFELGYLNESFWWHPVHERDPAHNWLRHMASRAGRAIDQGGA; encoded by the coding sequence GTGGGGCTCGATCTCAACCTGCTCGTATCGCTGGACGCGCTGCTGCAGGAACGCAGCGTCACCAACGCGGCACGGCGGCTCGGGCTGAGCCAACCGACCTTGAGCACCGCGCTGGCCCGGTTGCGCCGCCACTTCGGCGACGAGCTCCTCGTCCGCGTCGGCAACGGCCACGAGCTGACCGCGCTGGGCGAACGCCTCGCCGAGAACACGACGCACGCCCTGTCGTGGACCGACCGGGTCTTCCAGACCCGCTCGGACTTCGACCCGGAACGCTCCGAGCACGAGTTCACCCTGGTCGTGGCGGACTGCCACCTGCCGACGTTCGGCAGAGCGCTGGTCGACCTCGTCCGGCGGCACGCGCCGCACGTCAGGTTGAAGTTCCAGCACAGCACGACCCACGTAGTGCAGCGGGCGTCCGAGCACCTGCGCACGGTCGACGGGATCGTGCTCCCGCAGGGAGTGCTGGTGAACTTCCCCTCCACGCACCTGTACCGGGATCGGTGGGTCTGCGTCGCCTCGATCGGGTCGGAGCCGTCCGGGACCGTCGCCGACCTCGGCGGCCGACCCTGGGTGGCGGCCTACCGGCCCCCGTTCTCCGCGCTGTCGCCCATGCCCGGCCCGCTCGCCGAGCACGCGCGGCTCGACGTCGCCGTCATAACCGAGGACTTCCTGTCGGTCCCGCACCTTGTCGCGGGCACCGACCGGCTCGGCCTGATGCCGGAGCGGATCGCCCGCATGCAACCGGAATCGGCCGGCATCACCGTCGTCGACCTGCCCTTCGAACTCGGCTACCTCAACGAATCCTTCTGGTGGCACCCGGTTCACGAACGCGATCCCGCCCACAACTGGTTGCGGCACATGGCATCGCGGGCCGGCCGGGCGATCGATCAGGGCGGCGCCTGA
- a CDS encoding FAD-dependent oxidoreductase, whose amino-acid sequence MTRRGTDFAFPATGFEEETVSSFHVLIAGGGIGGLCLAQGLRSRGIDCSVHESAPGIVRSGYRLHMNGAGGGALRHCLPENLYELYAQTSRETPRRECLVVLDHRARELGTRPHIGPANDAARPHTAVDRRALRQIMSADLDEIVHFGHTVSGFEDDGDRVRLSFTDGSSATGDVLVAADGIRSAVRRQLLPDVRTVDTGMRGLASRAPLTDELAAALPEALFDGFVIATGPDGTTFAYGAYRPRRPVAEAAAELAPDAVIDPVEPYMMVNVNFPPGAPDVPDLWSAAPDRLHAAMRAATTGWHPALAGLVEHVDPATLFPQSVRHLEPAEPWETSRVTLLGDAVHAMPPTFGAGANSALRDAAALTTALHRAARGEAELLEAIAGYEADMRAEVFPVLRASADPRAMNSDFMPTDLLSRTSRKERRRNGTFAECSTGVGSDVTSA is encoded by the coding sequence GTGACCCGGCGGGGAACGGACTTCGCCTTCCCCGCCACCGGATTCGAGGAGGAAACCGTGTCGTCGTTCCACGTCCTGATCGCCGGAGGCGGCATCGGAGGTCTCTGCCTGGCGCAAGGACTGCGCAGCAGGGGCATCGACTGCTCGGTGCACGAGAGCGCCCCCGGGATCGTGCGGTCCGGGTACCGGCTGCACATGAACGGCGCGGGCGGCGGCGCGCTGCGGCACTGCCTGCCGGAGAACCTCTACGAGCTCTACGCGCAGACCTCCCGGGAGACGCCGCGCCGCGAATGCCTGGTCGTGCTCGACCACCGGGCGCGCGAGCTCGGCACCCGCCCGCACATCGGCCCGGCGAACGATGCCGCCCGCCCGCACACCGCGGTCGACCGGCGCGCCTTGCGCCAGATCATGAGCGCGGACTTGGACGAGATCGTCCACTTCGGACATACCGTCAGTGGTTTCGAGGACGACGGGGACCGCGTCCGGTTGTCGTTCACCGACGGGTCATCGGCCACCGGGGACGTGCTCGTCGCCGCGGACGGCATCCGCTCCGCGGTCCGGCGGCAGCTGCTCCCGGACGTGCGAACCGTAGACACCGGCATGCGGGGCCTGGCTTCGCGGGCGCCGCTGACCGACGAGCTGGCCGCCGCGTTGCCGGAGGCGCTGTTCGACGGCTTCGTCATCGCGACCGGTCCGGACGGAACCACGTTCGCCTACGGCGCTTACCGGCCGCGGCGCCCGGTCGCCGAAGCGGCGGCCGAGCTGGCCCCGGACGCCGTCATCGATCCGGTCGAGCCGTACATGATGGTCAACGTCAACTTCCCGCCCGGCGCACCGGACGTCCCGGACCTGTGGAGTGCCGCGCCCGATCGGCTCCACGCCGCGATGCGCGCCGCCACCACCGGCTGGCACCCGGCGCTGGCCGGCCTCGTCGAGCACGTGGACCCGGCGACGCTGTTCCCGCAGTCCGTGCGCCACCTCGAACCGGCCGAGCCATGGGAGACCAGCAGGGTGACGCTGCTCGGCGACGCCGTCCACGCCATGCCGCCGACCTTCGGCGCCGGGGCCAACAGCGCCCTGCGCGACGCCGCGGCGCTGACGACCGCATTGCACCGGGCCGCCAGGGGCGAGGCGGAGCTGCTGGAGGCGATCGCCGGCTACGAGGCGGACATGCGCGCCGAGGTCTTCCCCGTCTTGCGCGCTTCGGCCGATCCGCGCGCCATGAACAGCGACTTCATGCCCACCGACCTGCTCTCGCGGACGAGCCGGAAAGAGCGCCGCAGGAACGGCACGTTCGCGGAGTGCTCGACGGGAGTCGGCTCGGATGTCACGTCCGCATGA
- a CDS encoding sugar-binding domain-containing protein, translating into MGPERQMLAALVATKHYFEKQTKSQIADELELSRFQVARLLDAAHAEGIVRITVELPSGVDAELSDRLRRRFGLTRALAVVTADDPATRRRQLGKVAADLLGDVVTEDDCLGVAWGRTLGSIPAALTRLATCPVVQLTGVAGSVSENTVELVRQMSAVNGGPATPIYAPFVVADTATARGLRSQSGIARALELHRTVTRAVVGVGSWDPPDSKMHDSLPVEERRALLAKGVQAEVCGTLLNARGGVVGGLEDRCIAIPAELLRQVPEVIAVGGGATKIRAMLAAIRSGLIHGLVTDATAAEELLSLE; encoded by the coding sequence GTGGGTCCGGAGCGCCAGATGCTGGCCGCGCTCGTCGCGACGAAGCACTACTTCGAGAAGCAGACCAAGTCGCAGATCGCCGACGAGCTGGAGCTGTCGCGGTTCCAGGTCGCGCGGCTGCTCGACGCGGCGCACGCCGAGGGCATCGTGCGGATCACCGTGGAGCTCCCGTCCGGTGTGGACGCCGAGCTCTCGGACCGGCTCCGCCGCCGCTTCGGGCTCACCCGCGCGCTCGCCGTCGTCACGGCCGACGATCCCGCGACGCGTCGGCGCCAGCTCGGGAAGGTCGCCGCCGACCTGCTCGGCGACGTGGTCACCGAGGACGACTGCCTCGGTGTCGCGTGGGGGCGCACGCTCGGCTCGATCCCCGCCGCGCTCACCAGGTTGGCGACGTGCCCGGTGGTCCAGCTGACGGGCGTCGCGGGCTCCGTCTCGGAGAACACCGTCGAGCTGGTGCGGCAGATGTCCGCGGTCAACGGCGGCCCGGCGACCCCGATCTACGCGCCGTTCGTCGTCGCCGACACCGCGACGGCCCGCGGGCTGCGCAGCCAGTCCGGGATCGCCCGCGCCCTGGAGCTGCACCGGACGGTGACCCGCGCGGTGGTCGGAGTCGGCAGCTGGGACCCGCCCGATTCGAAGATGCACGATTCGCTGCCCGTCGAGGAGCGGCGGGCGCTGCTGGCGAAGGGCGTGCAGGCCGAGGTGTGCGGGACGCTGCTCAACGCCCGAGGCGGAGTGGTCGGCGGGCTCGAAGACCGCTGCATCGCCATCCCGGCGGAACTGCTGCGCCAGGTTCCCGAGGTCATCGCGGTCGGCGGCGGCGCCACGAAGATCAGGGCCATGCTCGCCGCGATCCGCTCCGGCCTCATCCACGGCCTCGTCACCGACGCCACCGCGGCCGAGGAACTGCTCTCCCTGGAGTGA
- a CDS encoding alcohol dehydrogenase catalytic domain-containing protein codes for MPNPIPSRMTAVVVHGPEDYRLEEVDVPRPAAGELLIEVEAVGVCASDLKCYHGAAKFWGDENRAAWAQKGITPGHEFVGTIVAGDQEALGHHKVEIGDRIACEQIVPCEECRYCRRGQYWMCGPHDMFGFRNYNGAMAQYTLVPKKARAHKVSHDLKPEHAAYAEPLSCALHAVERADINFGDVVVVAGCGPIGLGLIAGARQKNPMTLVALDLDDDKLELGRRCGADVTFNPAKEDVVAKVAELTEGYGADVYLEGTGATPAVGQGLNLLRKLGTYVEYSVFGSDVTVDWSIISDDKELNVLGAHLGPHCWPAAIKLLEQGKIPVDEICTHQFGLSDFQQALDLVADTSGASVKVSILPNA; via the coding sequence GTGCCGAACCCCATTCCCAGCCGGATGACGGCCGTCGTCGTCCACGGCCCGGAGGACTACCGCCTGGAAGAGGTGGACGTCCCCCGGCCGGCCGCGGGCGAACTGCTGATAGAGGTGGAGGCCGTCGGCGTCTGCGCCAGCGACCTGAAGTGCTACCACGGCGCGGCGAAGTTCTGGGGCGACGAGAACCGCGCCGCCTGGGCGCAGAAGGGCATCACTCCCGGGCACGAGTTCGTCGGGACGATCGTCGCCGGTGACCAGGAGGCGCTGGGCCACCACAAGGTGGAGATCGGCGACCGGATCGCCTGCGAGCAGATCGTGCCCTGCGAGGAGTGCCGCTACTGCCGGCGCGGCCAGTACTGGATGTGCGGGCCGCACGACATGTTCGGCTTCCGCAACTACAACGGCGCCATGGCCCAGTACACGCTGGTGCCGAAGAAGGCGCGGGCGCACAAGGTCTCGCACGACCTGAAGCCGGAGCACGCGGCCTACGCCGAACCGCTCTCGTGCGCGCTGCACGCGGTGGAGCGGGCGGACATCAACTTCGGCGACGTGGTCGTCGTGGCCGGGTGCGGACCCATCGGCCTCGGGCTGATCGCGGGGGCGCGGCAGAAGAACCCGATGACGCTGGTGGCGCTCGACCTCGACGACGACAAGCTCGAACTGGGCCGCCGCTGCGGCGCCGACGTCACGTTCAACCCCGCCAAGGAGGACGTGGTCGCGAAGGTCGCGGAACTGACCGAGGGCTACGGCGCCGACGTCTACCTGGAGGGCACCGGCGCCACCCCGGCGGTCGGGCAGGGGCTGAACCTGCTGCGCAAGCTCGGGACCTACGTGGAGTACTCGGTCTTCGGCTCGGACGTGACGGTCGACTGGTCGATCATCTCCGACGACAAGGAGCTCAACGTCCTCGGCGCGCACCTCGGGCCGCACTGCTGGCCCGCGGCGATCAAGCTGCTGGAGCAGGGCAAGATCCCGGTCGACGAGATCTGCACCCACCAGTTCGGCTTGAGCGATTTCCAGCAAGCCCTGGACCTGGTCGCCGACACCTCGGGTGCGTCGGTGAAGGTCTCGATCCTGCCCAACGCGTGA